The following coding sequences lie in one Lysobacter capsici genomic window:
- a CDS encoding type VI secretion system Vgr family protein produces MQQILAGLSRFIGAQRLYTLALPQDEGAGEDWAVERWQGWEALSGGFEWWIDVLSVDARRPLDAFLGRHAVLNTRLADGGQTSRSGLVREAQCLGSEGGLARYRLCLVPWTWLLGQGRHSRVYQDKTVAQIVEAVFAAYTPLAVWQWSDEAGPFLAGARPRSYCVQYRETDAAFVDRLLAEEGLGWRLEEDGDAPGGHRMVLFAQSGQSPQETSDAAYGATRFHRSDTTEDSDTVQSFGAVRRIASTALTLLSADYKGLQTQVASVPLGEQADTAAQLEVYDPVGLYAFADRAEAERYAGLLAQARASERTIWLGRGTVRTFRSGTWFALTDAPQSEADTPREALLVAVQHAGVNNLPKSVIESVTARFGAAPRVPLRGLPGASDSTWNAVLARAETVGYANSFVAVPREQPWRPVLHDGTGARLNPRPTAPGYQTAIVVGPEGATRPQGTHELYCDRLGRLRVKFHFQQSGGEAGASQAESNHSCWLRVAQRYAGPGVGTQFLPRIGQEVLVAFLDGDIDRPVIVGALYNGQGEAGVLATPGEASRDGDAAVYAQASDHGPSAQANSAGGHAPAWHGMSQDADGHRNAAALVGIKSKEFGGGGHNRLVFDDSDRQLRLQLATTQAATQLNLGHLIHQADNYRGSFRGEGFELRTDQWGAVRAQAGLWISAYDINGETPAGETIAAAALLKQASQLGEVLSKVAGTHQTVKLAAHEGVTKAGQSALIDDQPPLRALLTSAKTTVDGADFDGALGQSIERKSDAGEGKVPHSGDALLGLAAPAGVGFIAGQSLQWAAGETLTVASGQSSNLAVAKDLRIHTGQAIGWLTNAVEGACAGNDPALSLVAGNGKLEFEAQHDQLSLQSRDQLKIVSVNAEVELAAGKTVHLATAGGASVTIEGGNIVINCPGTITVHAAKKSFVGPAQLSRELNSWPDAKFNERFQAVFADGEPAKNQRYVITRADGAKIRGVTDAMGNIDLQQGLNPENIVIEMLGEASGGQS; encoded by the coding sequence ATGCAGCAGATTCTGGCGGGACTGTCCCGCTTCATCGGTGCGCAGCGGTTGTACACGCTGGCGTTGCCGCAGGACGAAGGCGCCGGCGAAGACTGGGCCGTGGAGCGCTGGCAGGGCTGGGAGGCCTTGTCGGGCGGCTTCGAATGGTGGATCGACGTGCTGTCGGTGGATGCGCGGCGGCCGCTGGACGCGTTCCTCGGGCGCCATGCGGTCTTGAACACCCGGCTCGCCGACGGCGGCCAGACGTCGCGTTCGGGGCTGGTGCGCGAAGCGCAGTGCCTGGGCAGCGAAGGCGGCCTCGCGCGCTACCGGCTGTGCCTGGTGCCGTGGACCTGGCTGCTCGGCCAGGGCCGTCACAGCCGGGTCTACCAGGACAAGACCGTCGCCCAGATCGTCGAGGCGGTATTCGCCGCGTACACCCCGCTGGCGGTGTGGCAATGGAGCGACGAAGCCGGGCCGTTCCTGGCCGGCGCGCGGCCGCGCAGTTACTGCGTTCAATACCGCGAGACCGATGCGGCCTTCGTCGATCGCCTGCTGGCCGAGGAAGGCCTGGGCTGGCGGCTGGAAGAAGACGGCGACGCGCCCGGCGGGCATCGCATGGTGCTGTTCGCGCAAAGCGGACAAAGCCCGCAGGAAACCAGCGACGCCGCCTATGGCGCGACGCGCTTCCACCGCAGCGACACCACCGAAGACAGCGACACCGTGCAGAGCTTCGGCGCGGTGCGGCGGATCGCGTCGACCGCGCTGACCTTGCTCAGCGCCGACTACAAGGGACTGCAGACCCAGGTGGCGAGCGTGCCGCTGGGCGAGCAAGCCGACACCGCGGCGCAGTTGGAGGTCTACGACCCGGTCGGTCTGTATGCCTTCGCCGATCGCGCCGAGGCCGAGCGTTACGCCGGCCTGTTGGCGCAGGCGAGGGCCTCGGAACGCACGATCTGGCTCGGCCGCGGCACCGTGCGCACCTTCCGCAGCGGCACCTGGTTCGCATTGACCGATGCCCCGCAATCGGAAGCCGACACACCGCGCGAAGCGCTGCTGGTGGCGGTGCAACATGCGGGCGTCAACAACCTGCCCAAGAGCGTGATCGAGAGCGTCACCGCGCGTTTCGGCGCCGCGCCGCGGGTTCCGCTCAGGGGCTTGCCGGGCGCATCGGACTCGACCTGGAACGCAGTGCTCGCGCGCGCCGAAACGGTCGGTTACGCCAACAGTTTCGTCGCCGTGCCGCGCGAGCAGCCATGGCGGCCGGTCCTGCACGACGGCACCGGCGCGCGCTTGAACCCGCGTCCGACCGCGCCGGGCTACCAGACCGCGATCGTGGTCGGCCCGGAAGGCGCGACCCGCCCGCAGGGTACGCATGAGCTGTATTGCGACCGGTTGGGGCGGCTGCGGGTCAAGTTCCACTTCCAGCAAAGCGGCGGCGAGGCCGGCGCCAGTCAAGCCGAATCCAATCACAGCTGCTGGCTGCGCGTGGCCCAGCGGTATGCCGGTCCCGGCGTGGGCACCCAGTTCCTGCCGCGTATCGGCCAGGAAGTGCTGGTGGCGTTCCTCGACGGCGATATCGACCGGCCGGTGATCGTGGGCGCGCTGTACAACGGTCAAGGCGAGGCCGGGGTGCTGGCCACGCCCGGCGAGGCCTCGCGCGACGGCGACGCGGCCGTGTACGCGCAGGCCAGCGACCATGGCCCCAGCGCGCAGGCCAACAGCGCCGGCGGCCACGCGCCGGCCTGGCACGGCATGAGCCAGGACGCCGACGGCCATCGCAATGCCGCCGCGCTGGTCGGCATCAAGTCCAAGGAATTCGGCGGCGGCGGCCATAACCGGCTGGTGTTCGACGACAGCGACCGGCAACTGCGCCTGCAGCTCGCCACCACCCAGGCCGCGACCCAGCTCAACCTGGGCCATCTGATCCATCAGGCCGACAACTACCGCGGCAGCTTCCGCGGAGAAGGCTTCGAACTGCGCACCGACCAATGGGGCGCGGTACGCGCCCAGGCCGGGCTGTGGATCAGCGCCTACGACATCAACGGCGAAACCCCGGCCGGCGAAACCATCGCGGCGGCCGCGCTGCTGAAGCAGGCCAGCCAACTGGGCGAAGTGCTGTCGAAAGTGGCCGGCACCCATCAGACGGTGAAGCTGGCCGCGCACGAAGGCGTCACCAAGGCCGGTCAATCGGCCTTGATCGACGACCAGCCGCCGTTGCGCGCGCTGCTGACCAGCGCCAAGACCACGGTCGACGGTGCGGACTTCGATGGCGCGCTCGGCCAGTCGATCGAGCGCAAATCCGACGCGGGCGAGGGCAAGGTCCCGCACAGCGGCGACGCCTTGCTGGGGCTGGCAGCACCCGCCGGCGTGGGCTTCATCGCCGGACAGAGCCTGCAATGGGCGGCCGGCGAAACCTTGACCGTGGCCAGCGGCCAGTCGAGCAACCTCGCCGTCGCCAAGGACCTGCGCATCCACACCGGCCAGGCGATCGGTTGGCTGACGAACGCGGTGGAAGGCGCGTGCGCCGGCAACGATCCGGCACTGAGCCTGGTCGCCGGTAACGGCAAGCTGGAATTCGAGGCGCAACACGATCAACTCAGCCTGCAATCGCGCGATCAACTCAAGATCGTCTCGGTCAACGCCGAGGTCGAGCTGGCCGCCGGCAAGACCGTGCATCTGGCCACCGCCGGCGGCGCCAGCGTGACCATCGAGGGCGGCAACATCGTCATCAATTGCCCGGGCACGATCACGGTGCATGCGGCGAAGAAGTCGTTCGTGGGGCCGGCGCAGTTGTCGCGCGAGTTGAACAGCTGGCCGGACGCGAAGTTCAACGAGCGTTTTCAAGCGGTTTTTGCCGATGGAGAGCCCGCGAAGAATCAGCGTTATGTCATTACCCGCGCCGACGGCGCGAAGATCCGCGGGGTCACCGACGCGATGGGGAACATCGATTTGCAGCAGGGACTCAATCCCGAAAACATAGTGATCGAAATGCTGGGTGAAGCGAGCGGAGGTCAGTCATGA
- a CDS encoding PAAR domain-containing protein, which produces MSRPFILVGDCIDHGGAVVSGSQASDVDGRPLARIGDRVICSLHGPTVIASGDSSLIVDGQPIARHGDMTACGAHLIAGQFHATVDA; this is translated from the coding sequence ATGTCCCGTCCTTTCATTCTCGTCGGCGACTGCATCGACCACGGCGGCGCCGTGGTCAGCGGCTCGCAGGCCTCCGACGTGGACGGCCGCCCGCTCGCCCGCATCGGCGATCGGGTGATCTGCAGCCTGCACGGCCCCACCGTCATCGCCAGCGGCGATTCGAGCCTGATCGTCGACGGTCAGCCGATCGCGCGCCACGGCGACATGACCGCCTGCGGCGCGCATCTGATCGCCGGGCAATTCCACGCCACGGTCGACGCCTGA
- a CDS encoding M15 family metallopeptidase, with product MVWIVIGSFFVILSVAAWLAMFPDARDAAGAVLARMLRRGSAAGDRLRQRASTQASDSGQALRNKGTRYARRMSRNKYLLIAAVAMVVLPVTLILGLRQKVILDGGIDPIPVASSSQIRELLEGENLVPPEPPPPEVFVEAERELAQLSPTARLSIAAPEQIVSADRRWEQIDPDFKQRVLAIYKVMEGRGIKMVLVEGFRSAQRQAELAAGGKATRAGAGQSCHQYGLAVDSAPIRNGKLQWDMNDAWTRDAYFLYGQLAQEAGLEWGGQWRSIKDYVHLEQKAQCRAARRAAGAG from the coding sequence GTGGTCTGGATTGTGATCGGCTCTTTCTTCGTGATTTTGAGCGTCGCCGCATGGCTGGCGATGTTTCCCGACGCGCGCGACGCAGCGGGAGCGGTGTTGGCGCGAATGCTGCGTCGCGGCAGCGCGGCGGGCGACCGACTGCGCCAGCGAGCATCGACCCAGGCCAGCGATTCGGGGCAAGCATTACGCAATAAAGGCACGCGTTATGCGCGGCGCATGTCGCGCAACAAGTATCTGCTGATCGCCGCGGTGGCGATGGTGGTGTTGCCGGTGACGCTGATCCTGGGGTTGCGGCAGAAGGTGATCCTGGACGGCGGCATCGATCCGATCCCGGTGGCGTCCAGTTCGCAGATACGCGAACTGCTCGAAGGCGAGAACCTGGTGCCGCCCGAACCGCCGCCGCCGGAAGTCTTCGTCGAGGCGGAACGTGAACTGGCGCAACTTTCGCCGACCGCGCGCCTGAGCATCGCCGCGCCCGAACAGATCGTCAGCGCCGACCGTCGCTGGGAACAGATCGACCCGGACTTCAAGCAACGCGTGCTGGCCATCTACAAGGTCATGGAAGGTCGTGGCATCAAAATGGTGCTGGTTGAAGGCTTCCGCAGTGCGCAACGGCAAGCCGAGCTGGCCGCCGGCGGCAAGGCCACCCGCGCCGGCGCCGGCCAGAGCTGCCACCAGTACGGCCTAGCCGTGGACAGCGCGCCGATCCGCAACGGCAAGCTGCAGTGGGACATGAACGACGCTTGGACCCGCGACGCCTATTTCCTGTACGGCCAGTTGGCCCAGGAGGCTGGGCTGGAGTGGGGCGGGCAATGGCGCAGCATCAAGGACTACGTGCATCTGGAACAAAAGGCCCAGTGCCGTGCCGCGCGGCGGGCGGCGGGCGCGGGCTGA
- a CDS encoding OmpA family protein, whose product MRRTFLFPHRAVALIALAVALAASGVHAQTALPAAVGAGAPKPIIASGKVPDEASKQAVLTRLRELYGNERVIDRIEVSPGVVAPPNWRQNVVNMLAPDLQQVTAGKLEINGNAVRVSGNVANELQRQQIVSGLSTRINNPTYSVDGKQLRIAAGAQQNLLDNALANRIVEFESGSATLTPKGELILDEMAAAMKQIGNKRVLIVGHTDAAGRRESNLGLSLARANSVKQYLQVRGVNGGLLSVLGAGPDQPVADNATAEGRARNRRIAFKVL is encoded by the coding sequence ATGCGCCGCACTTTCTTATTCCCGCATCGGGCGGTCGCGCTGATCGCGTTGGCCGTGGCTCTCGCCGCGTCCGGCGTTCACGCACAGACCGCGTTGCCCGCCGCCGTCGGCGCCGGCGCGCCCAAGCCGATCATCGCCTCGGGCAAGGTGCCCGACGAAGCCAGCAAGCAAGCGGTGCTCACGCGCCTGCGCGAGCTGTACGGCAACGAGCGGGTGATCGACCGCATCGAGGTCAGCCCCGGCGTCGTCGCGCCGCCGAACTGGCGCCAGAACGTGGTCAACATGCTCGCGCCGGACTTGCAGCAGGTTACCGCCGGCAAGCTGGAGATCAACGGCAACGCGGTGCGGGTCAGCGGTAACGTCGCCAACGAGCTGCAACGCCAGCAGATCGTCAGCGGCCTGTCGACGCGGATCAACAACCCGACCTATTCGGTGGACGGCAAGCAGCTGCGCATCGCCGCGGGCGCGCAACAGAACCTGCTCGACAACGCGCTGGCCAACCGCATCGTCGAGTTCGAAAGCGGCAGCGCGACGCTGACGCCGAAGGGCGAGCTGATCCTCGACGAGATGGCCGCGGCGATGAAGCAGATCGGCAACAAGCGGGTGCTGATCGTCGGCCACACCGACGCCGCCGGCCGCCGCGAATCGAACCTGGGGTTGAGCCTGGCGCGGGCGAATTCGGTCAAGCAGTACCTGCAGGTGCGCGGCGTCAACGGCGGCCTGCTCAGCGTGCTCGGCGCCGGCCCGGACCAGCCGGTCGCCGACAACGCCACCGCCGAAGGCCGCGCGCGCAACCGGCGCATCGCATTCAAGGTGTTGTAG
- the tagF gene encoding type VI secretion system-associated protein TagF codes for MATIEAMAQVSYFGKLPSRGDFVRTPESHQLMVLLDRWAGAGVELLAQDPSWKQLYDRAPPMHFAFLGSRSRLAIGGHFLPSRDATERRFPFLSATRLDIAQPLAFIARSPLALARMWTGMAKLGKQAVQAEDAADLLRELSENKIAVNTDPSVYDAAFTDFLDLQDVGSLQDLLQQSGHSHVQLRWVLPALGLLLQPVLTGAASQIDKALSLPLPRDALYRPMVAAFWLDLISGFIARADFELAILIQDEATPRLIIGFNGADGRTLQAVLDPQVAGEQIIRVDDAEWVDEHVAGDYALNKLVSYIGRDDLSLRVARKAFGETFLGA; via the coding sequence ATGGCGACCATCGAAGCCATGGCCCAGGTAAGTTACTTCGGCAAATTGCCCTCGCGCGGCGATTTCGTGCGCACGCCCGAGAGCCATCAGCTGATGGTGCTGCTCGATCGCTGGGCCGGCGCCGGAGTCGAACTGCTGGCCCAGGACCCGTCGTGGAAACAGCTCTACGACCGCGCGCCGCCGATGCACTTCGCGTTCCTGGGTTCGCGCAGCCGGCTCGCGATCGGCGGCCACTTCCTGCCCAGTCGCGACGCCACCGAACGGCGTTTTCCGTTCCTGTCGGCGACCCGCCTGGACATCGCCCAGCCGCTGGCGTTCATCGCCCGCAGCCCGCTGGCGCTGGCGCGCATGTGGACCGGCATGGCCAAGCTCGGCAAACAGGCCGTGCAGGCTGAGGACGCCGCCGACCTGCTGCGCGAACTGTCCGAGAACAAGATCGCGGTCAACACCGATCCCAGCGTCTACGACGCGGCGTTCACCGATTTCCTGGACCTGCAGGACGTGGGTTCGCTGCAGGACCTGCTGCAGCAGTCCGGCCACAGCCACGTGCAACTGCGCTGGGTGCTGCCGGCGCTCGGCCTGCTGTTGCAGCCGGTGCTGACCGGCGCGGCGTCGCAGATCGACAAGGCGCTGTCGCTGCCGCTGCCGCGCGACGCCCTGTACCGGCCGATGGTCGCCGCGTTCTGGCTCGACCTGATCAGCGGCTTCATCGCGCGGGCCGACTTCGAACTGGCGATCCTGATCCAGGACGAGGCGACGCCGCGGCTGATCATCGGCTTCAACGGCGCCGACGGCCGCACCTTGCAGGCGGTGCTGGACCCGCAAGTCGCCGGCGAGCAGATCATCCGTGTCGACGACGCCGAATGGGTGGACGAGCATGTGGCCGGCGATTACGCCCTCAACAAGCTGGTCAGCTACATCGGACGCGACGACCTCTCGCTGCGCGTGGCCCGCAAGGCCTTCGGCGAAACCTTTCTCGGAGCGTGA
- the tssM gene encoding type VI secretion system membrane subunit TssM: MSRLRYFLTDYRVIAAIGVFAVGGVAYFGADKLKTIGGWILALAVLALLVWIVVWIVRRILAARAAKQLDAMVQQHAEQAVVAAKPAARADTEQLRERMAEAVKAIKSSKLGLLKGSAALYELPWYAIIGNPAAGKSTAILNSGLRFPFEDNRSNVIQGLGGTRNCDWYFTTEGIVLDTAGRYTVSPEDRLEWLTFLDLLKKNRPRAPINGVIIAASIAELSGSKPEFAIELAKNLRQRVQELTERLEVFVPVYVVFTKADLIAGFADFFQGLDPAERENVWGATLPYDAKGETDALAAFDSHFDELSEGLKEMSLSQMAMQRGREIGPGLLTLPMEFTGIKPALRTFIATLFEENPYQFKPVFRGFYFTSALQEGVSVQHASERIARQFALRPRASAAERAPMSDNGHFLLGLFRKVIFADKQLVRQYSSPNSNRLRKVMFLASFALLGLCLAGWGWSYRSNGQLVANSVQDLRQAKALQEGRFDVQSRIQALLVLQARLEQLQSYREQHSLSMGLGLYQGGRIEKKVREEYFHGMRQLMLTPVQTKLEAYLSEVLANRARVKVTDAASATAQVAAQVNVGQTLYQDASPTDANDAYNALKTYLMLADTSKVEGSHLSDQLTRFWRGWLDDNRGTMSREELARSAERLMAFYVSQYEQPGWPTIDEKFALVSDSRSVLKGVMKGTPARDRVYDQIKQRASVRFPQITVASLIGEENARAGVAGSYRVSGAFSRKAYDDYVKDAIKQAANEQLSATDWVLADTVQGDLTLSGSPEHIARELTQLYKTEYAQEWRKFMQGVTVSDFGNFDQAVTRMNTIGDPQNSPLRKILEAVNNETIWDNPEAANKALGVAKKGIVEWFNRTILRRQPAGMNVQVDPNTGKQVAVQMGPIGAEFAGLARLFAQRDSSPPMINAYFDAMGKLRSRLNGVKTQGDPGPGARKLMQETLERGSGSEIFEIEKIIDEQMLNGLNESQRDAMRPLLVRPLMQTFAALIRPTEGEINRTWVEQVYQPFEDGIGKLYPYNASATAEATQADRDVVFGANGSIAKFGNEALGALVIRRGTVMTPQQWANMGVSLRPEFTANYSNWVGGASGASKGDANSGMVIEILPGAATGREYTITIDGQTLRYRNEPPQWKTIELVNSSSVRIDAVTLDGRSVEVFNEPGSKGLNQLFEKAYKGKGSGGDKHFLMSLNKDDISVDFELRVIRTPIKADSRPDAGSDRGQRLPREVAGAVVAAPTAPAAPTAPTAAAPAGGL; encoded by the coding sequence ATGAGCAGGCTCAGATATTTTCTTACCGACTACCGGGTGATCGCCGCGATCGGCGTGTTCGCCGTGGGTGGGGTGGCGTATTTCGGCGCCGACAAACTCAAGACCATCGGCGGCTGGATCCTCGCCCTGGCGGTGCTCGCGCTGCTGGTGTGGATCGTGGTGTGGATCGTGCGCCGGATCCTCGCTGCGCGCGCGGCCAAGCAGCTCGACGCGATGGTGCAGCAGCATGCCGAGCAGGCGGTGGTCGCCGCCAAGCCCGCCGCGCGCGCCGACACCGAGCAACTGCGCGAACGCATGGCCGAGGCGGTCAAGGCGATCAAGTCGTCCAAGCTGGGCCTGCTCAAGGGCAGCGCGGCGCTGTACGAACTGCCGTGGTACGCGATCATCGGCAATCCGGCCGCCGGCAAGAGCACCGCGATCCTCAACTCGGGCCTGCGTTTCCCGTTCGAGGACAACCGCAGCAACGTCATCCAGGGCCTGGGCGGCACCCGCAACTGCGATTGGTACTTCACCACCGAAGGCATCGTGCTCGACACCGCCGGCCGCTACACGGTCAGCCCCGAGGATCGCCTGGAATGGCTGACCTTCCTCGACCTGCTCAAGAAGAACCGCCCGCGCGCGCCGATCAACGGCGTGATCATCGCCGCCTCGATCGCCGAGTTGTCGGGCAGCAAGCCCGAATTTGCGATCGAACTGGCCAAGAACCTGCGCCAGCGCGTGCAAGAACTGACCGAGCGGCTGGAAGTGTTCGTGCCGGTCTACGTGGTGTTCACCAAGGCCGACCTGATCGCCGGTTTCGCCGATTTCTTCCAGGGCCTGGACCCGGCCGAGCGCGAGAACGTGTGGGGCGCGACCTTGCCCTACGACGCCAAGGGCGAGACCGACGCGCTCGCCGCGTTCGACAGCCATTTCGACGAGCTGTCCGAAGGCCTCAAGGAAATGAGCCTGTCGCAGATGGCGATGCAGCGCGGGCGCGAAATCGGCCCCGGCCTGCTGACCCTGCCGATGGAGTTCACCGGCATCAAGCCGGCGCTGCGCACCTTCATCGCCACCTTGTTCGAGGAAAATCCCTACCAGTTCAAGCCGGTGTTCCGCGGCTTCTACTTCACCAGCGCGCTGCAGGAAGGCGTGTCGGTGCAGCACGCGTCCGAGCGCATCGCGCGCCAGTTCGCATTGCGCCCGCGCGCCAGCGCCGCCGAGCGCGCGCCGATGTCGGACAACGGCCACTTCCTGCTCGGCCTGTTCCGCAAGGTGATCTTCGCCGACAAGCAACTGGTGCGGCAGTATTCCAGCCCCAACAGCAATCGCCTGCGCAAGGTGATGTTCCTGGCCTCGTTCGCGCTGCTCGGACTGTGCCTGGCCGGCTGGGGCTGGTCGTACCGCAGCAACGGGCAACTGGTGGCCAATTCGGTGCAGGACCTGCGCCAGGCCAAGGCCTTGCAGGAAGGGCGCTTCGACGTGCAGTCGCGGATCCAGGCGCTGCTGGTGCTGCAGGCGCGGCTGGAGCAGTTGCAGAGCTATCGCGAGCAGCATTCGCTGTCGATGGGCCTGGGCCTGTACCAGGGCGGCCGGATCGAGAAGAAGGTGCGCGAGGAGTATTTCCACGGCATGCGCCAGCTGATGCTCACGCCGGTGCAGACCAAGCTGGAAGCCTATCTGAGCGAAGTGCTGGCCAACCGCGCGCGGGTCAAGGTCACCGATGCGGCGAGCGCGACCGCGCAGGTGGCCGCCCAGGTCAACGTCGGCCAGACCCTGTATCAGGACGCGTCGCCGACCGACGCCAACGACGCCTACAACGCGCTCAAGACCTATCTGATGCTGGCCGACACCAGCAAGGTCGAAGGCAGTCACCTGAGCGATCAGCTGACCCGGTTCTGGCGCGGCTGGCTCGACGACAACCGCGGCACCATGTCGCGCGAGGAACTCGCGCGCTCGGCCGAGCGCCTGATGGCGTTCTACGTCAGCCAGTACGAACAACCCGGCTGGCCGACCATCGACGAGAAATTCGCCCTGGTCAGCGACAGCCGCAGCGTGCTCAAGGGCGTCATGAAGGGCACCCCGGCGCGCGACCGCGTCTACGACCAGATCAAGCAGCGCGCCTCGGTGCGGTTCCCGCAGATCACCGTGGCCTCGCTGATCGGCGAGGAGAACGCGCGCGCCGGCGTCGCCGGCAGCTATCGCGTGTCGGGCGCGTTCTCGCGCAAGGCCTACGACGACTACGTCAAGGACGCGATCAAGCAGGCCGCCAACGAACAGCTCAGCGCCACCGACTGGGTGCTGGCCGACACCGTGCAGGGCGATCTCACCCTCAGCGGCAGTCCCGAGCACATCGCGCGCGAACTCACCCAGTTGTACAAGACCGAATACGCGCAGGAATGGCGCAAGTTCATGCAGGGCGTGACGGTCAGCGATTTCGGCAATTTCGATCAGGCTGTGACCCGCATGAACACCATCGGCGATCCGCAGAACTCGCCGTTGCGCAAGATTCTCGAAGCGGTCAACAACGAAACCATCTGGGACAACCCGGAGGCCGCCAACAAGGCCCTCGGCGTGGCCAAGAAGGGCATCGTGGAGTGGTTCAACCGCACCATCCTGCGCCGCCAGCCGGCCGGCATGAACGTGCAGGTCGACCCCAACACCGGCAAGCAGGTCGCGGTGCAGATGGGGCCGATCGGCGCGGAATTCGCCGGCCTGGCGCGATTGTTCGCGCAACGCGACAGCAGTCCGCCGATGATCAACGCCTACTTCGATGCCATGGGCAAGCTGCGTTCGCGCCTGAACGGGGTCAAGACCCAGGGCGATCCGGGTCCGGGCGCGCGCAAGCTGATGCAGGAAACGCTGGAGCGCGGCAGCGGCTCGGAGATCTTCGAAATCGAGAAGATCATCGACGAGCAGATGCTCAATGGCCTCAACGAAAGCCAGCGCGACGCGATGCGTCCGTTGCTGGTGCGTCCGCTGATGCAGACCTTCGCCGCGCTGATACGCCCGACCGAGGGCGAGATCAACCGGACCTGGGTCGAGCAGGTCTACCAGCCGTTCGAGGACGGCATCGGCAAGCTGTATCCGTACAACGCCAGCGCCACCGCCGAGGCCACCCAGGCCGATCGCGACGTGGTGTTCGGCGCGAACGGGTCGATCGCGAAGTTCGGCAACGAGGCGCTCGGTGCGCTGGTGATCCGTCGCGGCACGGTGATGACGCCGCAGCAGTGGGCCAATATGGGCGTGAGTCTGCGGCCTGAGTTCACCGCCAACTATTCGAACTGGGTGGGCGGTGCGAGCGGCGCTTCGAAGGGCGATGCGAACTCGGGCATGGTGATCGAGATCCTGCCCGGAGCGGCCACCGGTCGCGAGTACACGATCACCATCGATGGGCAGACCCTGCGTTATCGCAACGAGCCGCCGCAGTGGAAGACGATCGAACTGGTCAATTCCAGCAGCGTGCGGATCGACGCGGTCACCCTCGACGGTCGCAGCGTCGAAGTGTTCAACGAGCCCGGATCGAAGGGCCTGAACCAGCTCTTCGAAAAAGCTTACAAGGGCAAGGGCAGCGGCGGCGACAAGCACTTCCTCATGTCGTTGAACAAGGACGACATCTCCGTCGATTTCGAGTTGCGCGTCATTCGCACGCCGATCAAGGCCGATTCCAGGCCCGATGCTGGCAGCGATCGTGGACAGCGCCTGCCGCGTGAAGTGGCAGGCGCCGTCGTGGCCGCTCCGACCGCACCGGCGGCACCGACCGCGCCCACCGCCGCCGCGCCGGCAGGAGGCCTGTAA
- the tssA gene encoding type VI secretion system protein TssA, translated as MQDLEELLAPISDAAPSGSDMSFSIEYDVIQEARRADDPSLEQGEWVTDLKVADWQSVATQSTKLLKTATKDLRLVSWWTESQTQIHGFAGLARGYRLAAALCERFWDDIHPQAEDGDQEQRIGNLIWLLEHSTKWSRRLPLMQSPQGRYGIADIELAHARRGSEDGNGPTVEQIESARRATPREYYLKLIEVVPDCREALRELEQIIDARLGHEGPSFAQARDQLEHLVDTTRRFAREAGVLIDGVASDPQSPGERIDGALDTDTAPVRSQSAGSPPGAIESRRDAIVQLRRVAEFFRRTEPHSPVAYLADKAARWGEMPLHVWLKRVIKDESTLSQIEELLDSNDGNHND; from the coding sequence ATGCAGGATCTGGAAGAGTTGTTAGCGCCGATTTCCGACGCCGCCCCGTCCGGCTCGGATATGTCGTTCTCGATCGAGTACGACGTCATTCAAGAGGCGCGCCGCGCCGACGATCCCTCGCTCGAACAGGGCGAATGGGTCACCGACCTGAAGGTCGCCGACTGGCAGTCGGTCGCCACCCAATCCACCAAGCTGCTCAAGACCGCCACCAAGGACCTGCGTCTGGTGTCGTGGTGGACCGAGAGCCAGACCCAGATCCACGGCTTCGCCGGCCTGGCCCGGGGCTACCGCCTCGCAGCCGCGCTGTGCGAGCGCTTCTGGGACGACATCCATCCGCAGGCCGAGGACGGCGATCAGGAACAGCGCATCGGCAACCTGATCTGGCTGCTCGAGCACTCGACGAAATGGTCGCGACGCCTGCCGCTGATGCAATCGCCGCAGGGGCGCTACGGCATCGCCGACATCGAACTCGCGCACGCGCGCCGCGGCAGCGAGGACGGCAACGGCCCGACCGTCGAACAGATCGAATCGGCGCGACGCGCCACGCCGCGCGAGTACTACCTCAAGCTGATCGAAGTCGTGCCCGATTGCCGCGAGGCGCTGCGCGAACTCGAACAGATCATCGACGCCCGCCTGGGCCACGAGGGCCCGAGCTTCGCCCAGGCGCGCGATCAGCTCGAGCACCTGGTCGACACCACCCGGCGCTTCGCCCGCGAAGCCGGCGTGCTGATCGACGGGGTCGCCTCCGATCCGCAATCGCCGGGCGAACGCATCGACGGCGCACTCGACACCGACACCGCACCGGTGCGCAGCCAGAGCGCCGGCTCGCCTCCCGGCGCGATCGAATCGCGCCGCGACGCGATCGTGCAACTGCGGCGCGTGGCCGAGTTCTTCCGCCGCACCGAACCGCACAGCCCGGTCGCCTACCTCGCCGACAAGGCCGCGCGCTGGGGCGAAATGCCGCTGCATGTGTGGCTCAAGCGGGTGATCAAGGACGAGAGCACGCTCAGTCAGATCGAGGAGTTGCTCGATAGCAACGACGGCAATCACAACGACTAG